From Pseudomonas sp. G.S.17, the proteins below share one genomic window:
- a CDS encoding DUF465 domain-containing protein, which yields MPVKHDLYKDLGLTRAQVAERTEGDGKLNKLLIDYSQIDTGVLDAESGSAGNISDDQLKKLKEKRLEIKDKIVQQLTRPK from the coding sequence ATGCCGGTCAAACACGATTTGTACAAGGATTTGGGGCTTACCAGGGCGCAGGTTGCCGAGCGCACGGAAGGCGACGGGAAACTCAATAAGCTGCTCATTGATTACAGCCAGATAGATACTGGCGTGCTCGATGCCGAATCCGGTTCAGCGGGCAATATCAGCGATGATCAACTGAAAAAACTCAAGGAAAAACGCCTGGAGATCAAGGACAAGATCGTCCAGCAACTCACCAGACCTAAATGA
- the csrA gene encoding carbon storage regulator CsrA: MLILTRKVGESINIGDEITVTILGVQGLQVRLGINAPKNVSVHREEIYKRIQAELAPNQDPQ; this comes from the coding sequence ATGTTGATACTCACCCGCAAAGTAGGCGAAAGCATAAACATTGGTGACGAGATCACCGTCACGATTCTTGGCGTTCAGGGTCTTCAGGTCCGGCTAGGCATCAATGCTCCAAAAAATGTTTCTGTGCATCGTGAAGAAATCTACAAACGCATCCAGGCGGAGCTCGCGCCCAACCAAGACCCACAATGA
- the ligD gene encoding DNA ligase D: MNRSLDEYQLRRDFEATPEPSGNKSEKGVKSRRKSDAEHALQFCIQKHDATRLHYDFRLEINGTLKSWAVPKGPSLDPTVRRLAVHVEDHPLDYAAFEGHIPQGHYGAGHVIVWDRGVWIPQGDPVAAYEKGRLKFQLEGEKLGGLWNLVRTHLEGKQEQWFLIKSKDSFARAKAEYDIVEDQPDSVLSERSLIAKKRATEKAPAKPPKQIAKKNATAPPAIALTGAQVARLPETIKPELATLVESAPGGDWRYELKFDGYRIMARIDHGKVQLFTRNGHDWSAKMPRQTKALKNLGLESAWLDGEVVVADEDGMPDFQALQNAFESGSHDSIVFYLFDMPYLNGMDLREVVLEQRRAALAAVLQRGTDDALRFSEDFSESADNMLNSVCQMKMEGLIGKRVGSLYQSRRSSDWIKLKCKHRQEFVVVGFSEPKGSRNAFGALLLGLHDADSGELRYAGKVGTGFNEATLRSIHARLKPLEVKTAPVVNPPTGFEAKGVHWLKPELLAEVAFAEMTREGSVRHAVFHGLRDDKPATQISEEQAKPAVAVEKPKPRSAKQHSSPSAKTAPSKSKAAEKASGDGKIRITHPERVIDASSGATKMQLAQYYAQVFPWIAPHLQDRPVALVRAPEGIAGELFFQKNADKLAIPGLISLGKEHAGQPIMIIDNPEALIGAVQMSTIELHTWNATSADLDHPDRFILDLDPDPALPWKHMVEATQLTLTILDELGLKSFLKTSGGKGIHIVVPLKPKAGWDEVKAFSQAIVTHMAKLLPERFSAVSGPKNRVGKIFIDYLRNSQGATTICAFSARTRDGLPISVPVLREEVAQLKGANGWNIQNFMERLADQDDPWAGYAKVKQTITADMRKRIGMKR; the protein is encoded by the coding sequence ATGAACAGATCCCTGGATGAGTATCAGCTTAGGCGTGACTTTGAAGCTACGCCGGAGCCTTCTGGCAATAAAAGCGAAAAAGGCGTCAAGTCTCGTAGGAAATCGGATGCCGAGCATGCCTTACAATTCTGTATCCAGAAGCACGATGCTACTCGCCTGCATTATGACTTTCGCCTGGAAATAAACGGAACACTCAAAAGCTGGGCGGTGCCCAAAGGCCCTAGTCTGGACCCGACAGTCCGGCGCCTGGCCGTGCATGTGGAAGATCACCCACTGGATTACGCCGCCTTCGAAGGCCATATTCCGCAAGGTCATTACGGCGCGGGCCATGTGATTGTCTGGGATCGCGGCGTCTGGATTCCCCAGGGCGATCCTGTTGCCGCATATGAAAAAGGCCGGCTCAAATTCCAGCTCGAAGGGGAAAAGCTCGGCGGCCTGTGGAACCTGGTACGCACTCATTTGGAGGGTAAGCAGGAACAGTGGTTTCTGATCAAATCCAAGGACTCCTTCGCCCGCGCCAAGGCTGAATACGACATTGTCGAAGACCAGCCGGATAGCGTCCTGAGCGAGCGCAGCCTGATCGCAAAGAAGCGCGCCACAGAAAAAGCCCCGGCAAAACCCCCGAAACAAATTGCAAAAAAGAATGCCACAGCCCCGCCAGCCATCGCCCTGACCGGCGCTCAGGTCGCCCGGTTGCCGGAAACCATCAAGCCCGAATTGGCGACGCTGGTGGAAAGCGCGCCCGGCGGTGACTGGCGCTATGAGCTCAAGTTCGATGGTTACCGCATCATGGCCCGCATTGATCATGGCAAGGTCCAGCTGTTTACCCGCAACGGCCATGACTGGAGCGCAAAAATGCCGCGCCAGACCAAGGCCTTGAAGAACCTTGGCCTGGAGTCCGCCTGGCTGGACGGCGAAGTGGTGGTTGCCGACGAAGACGGTATGCCGGATTTTCAGGCGCTGCAGAATGCATTTGAAAGCGGAAGCCACGACAGCATCGTGTTTTACCTGTTCGACATGCCGTATCTCAATGGCATGGATTTGCGCGAGGTGGTGCTCGAACAACGCCGCGCCGCGCTGGCGGCAGTTCTGCAACGCGGCACCGATGACGCACTGCGTTTTTCCGAGGACTTCAGCGAGTCGGCGGACAACATGCTCAACAGCGTCTGTCAGATGAAGATGGAAGGTTTGATCGGCAAGCGCGTTGGCAGCCTCTATCAGTCGCGACGCAGCTCGGACTGGATCAAGCTCAAGTGCAAGCATCGTCAGGAATTCGTGGTGGTCGGCTTCAGCGAACCCAAGGGCAGCCGCAACGCTTTCGGCGCCTTGCTGCTGGGCCTGCATGATGCTGACAGTGGCGAATTGCGTTACGCGGGCAAAGTCGGCACCGGTTTCAACGAGGCCACGCTGCGCAGTATTCACGCGCGTCTCAAGCCTCTTGAAGTCAAGACCGCCCCGGTGGTCAATCCACCCACCGGCTTCGAAGCCAAAGGCGTGCATTGGCTCAAACCCGAGTTATTGGCGGAAGTGGCATTTGCCGAAATGACTCGGGAAGGTTCGGTGCGTCATGCAGTGTTCCATGGCTTGCGCGACGACAAGCCCGCCACGCAGATCAGCGAAGAACAGGCCAAGCCTGCGGTTGCGGTCGAGAAGCCGAAACCCCGTAGCGCGAAACAACACTCGAGCCCATCCGCGAAAACCGCTCCCTCTAAATCCAAAGCTGCCGAAAAAGCGTCCGGCGACGGCAAGATCCGCATCACCCATCCCGAGCGGGTCATCGATGCCAGCAGCGGCGCGACGAAAATGCAGCTCGCTCAGTACTACGCTCAGGTTTTCCCATGGATCGCGCCGCATTTGCAGGACCGGCCCGTTGCGCTGGTTCGGGCGCCGGAAGGTATCGCCGGTGAGCTGTTCTTCCAGAAAAACGCCGACAAGCTGGCAATTCCAGGCCTGATCAGTCTCGGCAAGGAACACGCTGGCCAGCCCATCATGATCATCGACAACCCCGAGGCGCTGATTGGTGCGGTGCAGATGAGCACCATCGAACTGCACACCTGGAATGCGACTTCGGCGGATCTCGACCATCCTGACCGCTTTATCCTCGACCTTGACCCCGATCCGGCCTTGCCCTGGAAACATATGGTAGAAGCCACGCAATTGACCCTGACCATTCTTGATGAGCTGGGCCTCAAGTCGTTCCTGAAGACCAGTGGCGGCAAAGGCATTCACATTGTCGTGCCGCTCAAACCCAAGGCTGGCTGGGACGAGGTCAAGGCGTTCAGCCAGGCCATCGTCACGCATATGGCGAAGTTACTGCCGGAACGATTTTCCGCAGTGTCCGGGCCGAAGAATCGGGTCGGCAAGATCTTCATCGATTACCTGCGCAACAGTCAGGGCGCCACCACGATCTGCGCATTCTCGGCGCGTACGCGGGATGGACTACCGATTTCAGTGCCGGTGTTGCGCGAAGAAGTCGCCCAGCTCAAAGGCGCCAATGGCTGGAATATTCAGAATTTCATGGAGCGGCTGGCAGATCAGGACGATCCGTGGGCGGGGTATGCGAAGGTGAAGCAGACGATTACCGCAGATATGCGCAAGCGGATCGGGATGAAGCGGTAG
- a CDS encoding phage holin family protein encodes MATTPNMPPTGSENETSVLGLIRQLAHEVPALVTKELALAKAELRETVETTKAGVAAVSGGAVVMLAGLIIVLLAAVYALAMVMQPWLAALIVGVVAMVVGFMMVQSGKKQFEASNLKPERTVNSLQKDKEAIQRKVS; translated from the coding sequence ATGGCCACGACACCCAATATGCCTCCCACCGGTTCTGAGAACGAGACTTCGGTGCTGGGCCTGATCCGTCAGCTGGCCCACGAAGTGCCGGCACTGGTCACCAAGGAACTGGCCCTGGCCAAGGCCGAACTCAGGGAAACCGTCGAGACCACCAAGGCCGGTGTGGCCGCAGTCAGCGGCGGTGCCGTCGTGATGCTAGCGGGTTTGATCATCGTTTTGCTTGCCGCGGTGTATGCGCTGGCGATGGTCATGCAGCCTTGGCTCGCCGCGCTGATCGTCGGCGTAGTGGCCATGGTCGTCGGCTTCATGATGGTCCAGTCCGGCAAAAAACAGTTCGAAGCCTCGAACCTTAAGCCTGAACGCACGGTTAACTCATTACAGAAAGACAAGGAAGCCATCCAGAGGAAAGTCTCATGA
- a CDS encoding GntP family permease: MFGMSHDTYLLVDAVVTIIGLILLITKFKVHPFIALTIAAGFLGLTSGMPVDKVMKSFQDGFGGVLGFVGIILGLGTMLGKLMADSGGADQIAQTLIRVFGKQRVHWAMMFAAFLVGIPLFFEIGFVLLIPLVYIVARRTGVSIVKIGIPLLAGLSAVHGLVPPHPGPLLAIGIFGADIGKTIFYGLLVALPTAMIAGPIYGKWISKYVPGTPSPELMEQIGKESSSDNLPGFGITLVTILLPVFLMLLKTFADIVVPDGNTFRIWMDFIGHPITALLAALLLAFYTFGAARGFDRTKIMKLLDQSLTPVAAIVLIVGAGGGFKQMLVASGVGDLIGHMAVQAQINPIMLAWLVAAVIRIATGSATVATITGAGIVAPVVGLIPGVNRELLVLATGAGSLILSHVNDAGFWLVKQYFNMTVTETFKTWTVMETILSVVGIIFIMLLSMLV, encoded by the coding sequence ATGTTCGGCATGAGCCATGACACGTACCTGTTGGTCGATGCGGTGGTAACCATCATCGGCCTGATTTTGTTGATCACCAAGTTCAAGGTCCACCCTTTCATCGCGCTGACGATTGCCGCAGGCTTTCTCGGCCTGACCTCCGGCATGCCGGTGGACAAAGTGATGAAATCCTTCCAGGACGGCTTCGGTGGCGTACTGGGCTTCGTCGGTATCATCCTCGGCCTAGGCACCATGCTCGGCAAGCTAATGGCCGACTCCGGTGGTGCGGACCAGATTGCCCAGACCCTGATTCGGGTGTTCGGCAAACAGCGCGTGCACTGGGCGATGATGTTCGCCGCGTTTCTGGTGGGCATCCCGTTGTTCTTCGAGATCGGTTTCGTCCTGCTGATCCCGCTGGTCTACATCGTGGCGCGTCGCACTGGCGTGTCCATCGTCAAGATCGGCATCCCGTTGCTGGCTGGCCTGTCAGCCGTACACGGTCTGGTTCCGCCGCATCCGGGTCCGCTGCTGGCCATCGGGATCTTCGGTGCTGACATCGGCAAAACGATTTTCTACGGTCTGCTGGTTGCCCTGCCGACTGCGATGATCGCCGGTCCGATCTACGGCAAGTGGATTTCCAAATATGTACCCGGTACGCCATCCCCCGAACTGATGGAACAGATTGGCAAGGAATCCAGCAGTGACAACCTGCCGGGCTTCGGTATCACCCTGGTGACGATCCTGCTGCCGGTGTTCCTGATGCTGCTCAAGACGTTCGCCGATATCGTGGTCCCGGACGGCAATACCTTCCGCATCTGGATGGACTTCATCGGCCACCCGATCACCGCCCTGCTCGCCGCCCTGCTGCTGGCGTTCTACACCTTTGGCGCGGCCCGTGGCTTTGATCGCACCAAGATCATGAAACTGCTGGATCAGAGCCTGACACCGGTTGCAGCCATCGTGCTGATCGTCGGTGCTGGCGGTGGCTTCAAGCAGATGCTGGTGGCCAGCGGCGTGGGCGACCTGATCGGCCACATGGCAGTGCAGGCGCAGATCAACCCGATTATGCTGGCCTGGCTGGTGGCAGCGGTGATTCGCATCGCAACCGGTTCGGCAACCGTGGCGACCATTACCGGTGCGGGCATCGTTGCCCCGGTGGTCGGCCTGATTCCGGGCGTTAACCGCGAGCTGCTGGTGTTGGCGACGGGTGCGGGATCGCTGATCCTGTCTCACGTCAACGACGCGGGTTTCTGGCTGGTGAAACAGTACTTCAACATGACCGTGACCGAGACGTTCAAGACCTGGACCGTGATGGAAACCATCCTGTCGGTGGTGGGCATCATCTTTATCATGTTGTTGTCGATGCTGGTTTGA
- a CDS encoding DUF3618 domain-containing protein, with product MSIDSSFESSLETKESFAVESEKSPETLEREIDAQRSSIGNIVDALESKFSPGQLVDQALAYAKDNGGEFFGNLGSTIKANPVPTVLTSVGLLWLMLGQNRSPAPSSAATGSGTSSLGHLGEQISDMAHNVTDSLGSARSRIEETAHRMKDKASDVTDKASNLTGSVSDKLSSAGQRLNMGSHDASDALQEQARKAQSSVNYMLREQPLALAAIGIALGAAIGAALPATQRENQLMGQASDHLTDKARQVATEGYDKVKEVGADLAGQAKSIASSASSGNTGTMEFSSPSKTAPNAGTGLG from the coding sequence ATGAGCATTGATAGCAGCTTTGAAAGCAGCCTTGAAACGAAGGAATCCTTTGCCGTGGAATCCGAAAAAAGTCCGGAAACCCTGGAGCGTGAGATCGACGCCCAACGTTCGAGCATCGGCAATATCGTCGACGCTCTGGAAAGCAAATTCTCCCCCGGCCAACTGGTCGACCAAGCCTTGGCGTATGCCAAAGACAATGGCGGCGAGTTCTTCGGCAATCTGGGCAGCACGATCAAGGCCAATCCCGTGCCGACCGTGCTCACCTCGGTAGGCCTGCTGTGGCTGATGCTGGGTCAGAATCGCAGCCCTGCGCCCTCTTCCGCAGCTACCGGTTCCGGGACTTCCAGCCTCGGCCATCTCGGTGAGCAGATCAGTGACATGGCCCATAACGTGACTGACTCACTGGGCAGTGCGCGCAGTCGTATCGAAGAGACCGCTCATCGCATGAAAGACAAGGCCAGCGATGTGACCGACAAGGCCAGCAACCTGACCGGCAGCGTCAGCGACAAGCTCTCGTCCGCCGGACAACGGCTGAACATGGGCAGTCACGACGCCAGCGACGCCTTGCAGGAACAAGCCCGGAAGGCGCAATCGAGCGTCAATTACATGCTGCGTGAACAGCCATTGGCCCTGGCGGCCATCGGCATCGCGCTGGGCGCAGCAATAGGCGCGGCGTTGCCTGCGACCCAACGGGAAAACCAGTTGATGGGTCAAGCCAGCGATCACCTGACCGACAAGGCCAGGCAAGTCGCGACCGAAGGTTACGACAAGGTCAAGGAAGTGGGCGCTGATCTTGCGGGCCAGGCCAAATCGATCGCCTCATCAGCAAGCTCGGGCAACACGGGCACCATGGAGTTCAGCAGCCCGAGTAAAACCGCGCCCAATGCGGGGACCGGTCTGGGCTAA
- a CDS encoding ketopantoate reductase family protein, whose protein sequence is MRILIVGAGAIGGYFGGRLLEAGRDVTFLVRPGRAEELNRDGLVVRSPLGNIQYPSPPHVLTQMLGDPYDLIILSCKAYDLDAAMDSFAAAVGPDTAILPLLNGMAHLDRLCARFDGANVLGGQCLISLDRDATGAILHLNDTNQLSFGELSGALTTRILRVAEALADAGFEASLSQFIVQEMWEKWCFIATGAGITCAMRASLGDVLVADGKPLIVRLFAECASVAAAGGFPLREPVRQRLLKMLTAPGSKMMASMLRDIERGAPTEAEHVLGDLLARRDAQGLASGELSVLEFAYTHLKAYEARRLREQ, encoded by the coding sequence ATGCGGATTCTGATCGTTGGGGCAGGAGCGATAGGCGGTTATTTTGGTGGCAGGTTGCTTGAGGCCGGACGCGATGTGACCTTTCTGGTGCGTCCCGGCCGCGCCGAGGAGCTGAATCGCGACGGTCTGGTGGTGCGCAGCCCGCTGGGCAACATCCAGTACCCATCGCCGCCCCACGTATTGACGCAGATGCTTGGCGATCCGTATGACCTTATCATTCTCAGTTGCAAGGCTTACGATCTCGATGCGGCCATGGACTCGTTCGCTGCAGCCGTCGGTCCCGACACGGCAATCCTGCCGTTGCTCAACGGCATGGCGCATCTGGACCGGCTTTGCGCGCGGTTCGACGGCGCGAACGTGCTGGGCGGCCAGTGCCTGATTTCCCTGGATCGGGACGCTACGGGTGCGATCCTGCATTTGAATGACACCAATCAGCTGTCGTTTGGCGAGCTGAGCGGCGCCTTGACCACGCGCATCCTGCGCGTGGCGGAGGCCCTGGCCGATGCCGGCTTCGAGGCCAGTCTGAGCCAGTTCATCGTCCAGGAAATGTGGGAGAAGTGGTGCTTCATCGCCACCGGCGCCGGTATTACCTGCGCCATGCGGGCCAGTCTCGGCGATGTATTGGTCGCCGATGGCAAACCGTTGATCGTCAGGTTGTTCGCAGAATGTGCCAGCGTCGCGGCGGCTGGCGGCTTTCCACTGCGTGAACCGGTTCGTCAGCGACTGTTGAAAATGCTCACTGCGCCGGGCTCGAAAATGATGGCGTCGATGCTGCGCGACATCGAGCGCGGGGCGCCCACTGAGGCCGAACATGTCCTCGGTGACCTGCTGGCCCGGCGTGATGCACAGGGCTTGGCATCGGGTGAGCTGTCAGTACTCGAGTTTGCCTACACTCATTTGAAGGCCTATGAAGCGCGGCGTCTGCGTGAGCAATGA